From the genome of Bacteroidetes bacterium SB0662_bin_6, one region includes:
- a CDS encoding glycosyltransferase: MSAALIVFAKPPVPGRVKTRLTPPLSPEDAARLYESFLQDALDQYQGLGVTLRLYLALDGSPPGRGIPAQHGDRFAQWGDIYTRWVGKNVFRQKGEGLGERMRQAFEETFAEGHRRVILIGTDHPTLPSAWIREGFSLLEGGDAVVLGPTGDGGFYLIGMNESFSQVFEGMTYSHEAVFEQTAARVASCGASLQMLPEWYDVDTFDDLKRLVADMRQESAGAMRTRAMLQRLSERYEGLV; this comes from the coding sequence ATGAGCGCCGCCCTCATTGTGTTTGCCAAACCTCCGGTTCCCGGCCGGGTCAAAACTCGTCTGACGCCGCCCCTGTCTCCGGAGGATGCCGCCCGTCTCTACGAATCTTTTCTGCAGGATGCGCTGGATCAGTACCAGGGGCTCGGGGTGACGCTTCGCCTGTATCTGGCGCTTGACGGATCGCCGCCGGGGAGAGGCATACCAGCCCAACATGGGGATAGGTTCGCCCAATGGGGGGATATATATACCCGGTGGGTCGGGAAGAACGTGTTTCGCCAGAAGGGAGAGGGTCTCGGGGAGCGCATGAGGCAGGCTTTCGAAGAAACATTCGCCGAAGGGCATCGCCGGGTGATCCTGATCGGGACGGATCATCCCACGCTGCCTTCCGCATGGATAAGAGAGGGATTTTCGCTTCTCGAAGGGGGGGACGCCGTCGTGCTTGGTCCCACCGGGGATGGAGGGTTTTACCTGATCGGCATGAACGAATCGTTTTCGCAGGTTTTCGAAGGGATGACCTACAGCCACGAGGCTGTTTTCGAACAGACTGCCGCCCGTGTTGCTTCCTGCGGTGCTTCGCTGCAGATGCTTCCGGAATGGTACGATGTGGATACGTTCGACGATCTGAAACGCCTTGTTGCGGATATGCGGCAGGAAAGCGCCGGTGCGATGCGGACCCGTGCAATGCTCCAGCGTCTTTCTGAACGATACGAAGGGCTGGTGTAG
- a CDS encoding cysteine desulfurase, protein MNPVYLDHAATTPLDARVIEAMQPFFGEHFGNASSVHALGRKARFAVEECREKVAALLGAEPGEIVFTSGGTESNNMALGAASGDVLTCAAEHESVLRSAEALQSSGKTVHMLKPGRFGAVSMEDIARGLDSEACAGVTLVSIMHANNETGALSPVRQIAEACRARGLTFHCDAVQTVGYAMIPEADMMTLSGHKFYGPKGIGALFVRAGIDVGPVLLGGRQERGRRAGTENVAAIAGFAKALKLAFDEGESRKRHAEAMRERLRNGIQAVAGERVRIVTPCDTGEAAPHILGVVAPPVNGYSMDGEMLLLNMDMENICVSAGSACTSGALEPSHVLIAMGLDRAAAAAFLRFSVGRSTTDEDVDRAVEAFDRVLRRMIRMPETP, encoded by the coding sequence ATGAATCCCGTCTATCTCGACCATGCTGCTACGACGCCGCTTGACGCGCGCGTGATTGAGGCCATGCAGCCTTTTTTCGGGGAGCACTTCGGCAATGCCTCTTCGGTGCATGCTCTGGGCAGGAAGGCGCGTTTCGCGGTCGAGGAATGCCGCGAGAAGGTGGCGGCTCTTCTGGGCGCTGAACCGGGAGAGATTGTTTTCACGAGTGGGGGCACGGAGTCCAACAACATGGCGCTTGGGGCCGCATCCGGCGATGTGCTGACCTGTGCGGCCGAGCACGAATCCGTGCTTCGTTCCGCGGAAGCGTTGCAGTCTTCCGGCAAGACCGTGCATATGCTGAAGCCCGGCAGGTTCGGCGCGGTTTCGATGGAGGACATCGCTCGGGGGCTTGACAGCGAGGCATGTGCCGGGGTGACGCTTGTATCCATCATGCATGCGAACAACGAGACGGGCGCCCTGTCGCCGGTTCGGCAAATCGCTGAGGCATGTCGTGCCCGCGGGCTGACGTTTCATTGCGATGCGGTGCAGACGGTGGGCTACGCCATGATTCCCGAGGCGGATATGATGACGCTCTCGGGACACAAATTTTACGGCCCGAAGGGCATTGGCGCCCTGTTCGTACGTGCCGGGATCGATGTGGGGCCTGTACTCCTGGGGGGCAGGCAGGAACGCGGGCGCCGAGCGGGCACGGAAAATGTGGCGGCCATTGCGGGCTTTGCCAAAGCGCTGAAACTCGCCTTTGACGAAGGGGAATCCCGCAAGCGGCATGCCGAAGCGATGCGGGAGCGGCTCCGCAACGGCATACAAGCAGTAGCCGGGGAAAGGGTTCGTATCGTTACCCCTTGCGATACCGGCGAGGCGGCTCCGCACATCCTTGGCGTGGTCGCTCCGCCCGTAAACGGCTATTCGATGGACGGGGAAATGCTGCTGCTGAACATGGATATGGAAAACATCTGCGTATCCGCGGGCTCTGCATGCACGAGCGGCGCCCTCGAGCCCAGTCATGTATTGATTGCCATGGGGCTGGATCGTGCTGCCGCGGCGGCCTTCCTGCGCTTTTCTGTGGGCAGGAGTACGACGGACGAAGATGTGGACCGGGCTGTCGAAGCGTTCGATCGTGTCCTGCGCCGGATGATTCGCATGCCCGAAACCCCATGA
- a CDS encoding N-6 DNA methylase codes for MSTAVSLHHSLQGFAASVTEKSNQFIAGEPEEQLRAPFERFMQEVATGLDSDIVCTGEAPLPDRLGRPDYAIHLNRLLAGYVELKAPGVGADSRRFKERNRKQFKRFSSVPNILYTDGNEWALYRNGERIGALVRLSGDIAAEGSSAVTAEDADAVQRLLSDFLSWYPHIPLDRKGNVELKGFAELLAPLCRMLRDDVSDALKDAASPLVHLADDWRQLLFPDASDNQFADAYAQTVAFALLLGRSEGADPLTLESAEKTLNVQHNLLSRALRILTDDGARSDIAASLDLLVRVIAVVPLATFAGPGDPWLYFYEDFLAAYDPKLRKDAGVYYTPVEVVHAQVRLIDDLLVSRLGKAMGFADPDVMTLDPAVGTGTYLLGVIEHTIARIRNKQGKGAIPGVASTLARNLYGFELMAGPYAVAELRVSRAIADQGALLPPDGIHIYLTDTLESPHTIPAELPLYLRPISEQHRKALDVKNGVPVMVCLGNPPYDRHEAATETNKARTGNWVRWGDGNDRVDPILRVFIDPVLAAGQGGDLKNLYNLYVYFWRWALWKVFEYKNGPGVVSFISASSYIHGDAFGGMRAHLRQQCDEIWILDLGGEGRGTRQSENVFDIKIPVAIAVAFRANAICKNKPAAVHYARLEGTRKEKLAALDGIENFTNIQWEECPKDWQAPFRPAGKGDYFAWPLLTDLMPRQLSGVKSGRTWVISPQQVNLDARWHTLMQADKEKRKGLFKDSPTGRKAHRPASQLPPSDVELRPIVDLENGYPTPNIVRFSHRSFDRQFVFGDARLLDRPGPDLWRAHNEQQVYLTSLLKHPLGKGPALTACAYIPDAHHFRGSYGGKDVFPLYHSIDTAHPNILPGLLDRLGRTYGHNVTPEDFIAYLYGVAAQPAFTARFTVELETRELRIPVTKDAGLFEQARSTGARLLWLHTYGERFATGDAAYKHTPYGVAKCIKAVPGNADGYPETFSYDETAQTLHVGEGTFAPVTPEVYEFEVSGLQVVRSWLKYRMKKGAGKKSSPLDDIRPEFWTSQFTTELLELLWVLEETVNGYPAQEALLNAIIESDCFKANELPMPPERMRNMKGAGTHGSLL; via the coding sequence ATGAGTACAGCCGTTTCCCTGCACCATTCCTTACAGGGGTTTGCCGCGTCCGTAACAGAGAAATCCAACCAATTCATCGCAGGGGAGCCGGAGGAACAACTGCGCGCTCCGTTCGAGCGTTTTATGCAGGAGGTGGCTACAGGGTTAGACTCTGACATCGTCTGCACAGGCGAAGCGCCCTTGCCGGATCGCCTCGGCCGCCCCGATTACGCCATCCACCTGAACCGGTTACTGGCCGGATACGTCGAACTCAAGGCGCCCGGCGTCGGCGCTGACTCCAGACGATTTAAAGAACGTAACCGCAAGCAATTCAAGCGCTTCTCTTCCGTTCCGAATATACTCTACACGGACGGTAACGAGTGGGCGTTATATCGAAACGGCGAGCGCATCGGCGCGTTGGTTCGTCTCTCCGGCGATATCGCTGCCGAGGGATCAAGCGCGGTAACCGCTGAGGATGCAGACGCCGTACAGCGTCTCCTGAGCGATTTTCTTTCCTGGTATCCGCACATTCCTTTGGACCGCAAAGGTAATGTCGAACTAAAGGGGTTCGCTGAACTGTTGGCTCCTCTCTGCCGCATGTTGCGCGACGATGTATCCGATGCGCTCAAGGACGCCGCGTCTCCTCTTGTGCATCTTGCGGACGACTGGCGTCAGCTCCTGTTTCCCGATGCCTCGGACAACCAGTTCGCCGACGCCTACGCCCAGACGGTCGCTTTCGCCTTGCTATTGGGCCGCAGCGAAGGGGCCGATCCGCTCACGCTCGAAAGCGCAGAGAAAACCCTCAATGTGCAGCATAACCTGCTGTCGCGGGCTTTGAGAATTCTAACCGATGATGGGGCTCGCTCCGATATCGCCGCATCGCTCGACTTGCTGGTGCGCGTCATCGCGGTCGTACCGCTTGCGACGTTCGCAGGCCCCGGGGATCCGTGGCTCTATTTCTACGAAGATTTCCTCGCTGCATACGATCCCAAGCTGCGCAAGGACGCAGGAGTCTATTACACGCCGGTAGAGGTCGTCCACGCCCAGGTGCGCCTGATCGACGACCTGCTGGTTTCTCGACTCGGTAAGGCAATGGGATTCGCAGACCCCGATGTAATGACCCTGGATCCGGCAGTGGGAACGGGTACCTATCTCCTCGGCGTAATCGAACACACCATTGCCCGGATTAGAAACAAACAGGGCAAGGGCGCCATCCCTGGAGTGGCCAGCACATTGGCGCGGAACCTGTACGGTTTCGAACTGATGGCCGGTCCCTATGCCGTCGCAGAATTGCGCGTCAGCCGCGCCATTGCGGACCAAGGTGCTTTGCTTCCCCCGGACGGCATACATATCTATCTGACGGATACACTGGAAAGTCCCCACACGATCCCGGCAGAGCTACCTTTGTATCTACGTCCGATTTCTGAGCAGCACCGGAAAGCGCTGGATGTCAAGAACGGAGTGCCTGTAATGGTTTGTTTAGGTAATCCGCCTTATGATCGCCATGAAGCGGCCACGGAAACCAATAAAGCCCGCACTGGGAATTGGGTGCGTTGGGGAGACGGAAATGACCGTGTGGATCCTATTCTTCGCGTATTTATCGACCCGGTGCTTGCAGCAGGGCAAGGCGGTGATCTCAAGAACCTGTACAATCTGTACGTGTATTTCTGGCGTTGGGCGTTGTGGAAGGTTTTCGAGTACAAGAACGGCCCAGGTGTGGTCAGCTTCATCAGTGCATCAAGTTATATTCATGGAGATGCCTTTGGTGGAATGCGCGCACACTTGCGACAGCAGTGCGATGAGATATGGATACTCGACCTTGGCGGCGAAGGACGCGGTACACGTCAAAGTGAGAATGTATTCGATATCAAGATCCCTGTAGCTATCGCCGTAGCCTTCAGGGCAAATGCGATTTGCAAGAACAAACCGGCAGCAGTTCACTACGCCCGCCTTGAGGGAACGCGCAAGGAGAAACTCGCTGCGCTTGACGGCATAGAGAATTTCACTAATATCCAATGGGAGGAGTGCCCAAAAGATTGGCAGGCTCCGTTTCGCCCGGCAGGTAAGGGGGATTATTTCGCTTGGCCTCTTTTGACCGACCTGATGCCGAGGCAATTATCCGGCGTGAAATCCGGCCGAACCTGGGTGATTTCACCGCAACAGGTAAATCTTGACGCGCGTTGGCACACGCTGATGCAGGCTGACAAGGAAAAACGCAAAGGGCTATTCAAGGATTCTCCGACAGGGCGCAAGGCACATCGGCCTGCAAGCCAATTGCCCCCATCGGACGTTGAACTGCGACCCATTGTCGATCTTGAAAACGGATATCCTACCCCGAATATCGTTCGTTTCTCCCATAGATCGTTCGACAGGCAGTTTGTTTTCGGCGACGCCCGTTTGCTGGATCGGCCCGGGCCCGACTTGTGGCGCGCCCACAACGAACAGCAGGTGTATTTGACAAGTCTGTTAAAACACCCCCTTGGCAAGGGGCCCGCTCTTACAGCTTGTGCATATATCCCTGATGCCCATCACTTTCGAGGTTCTTATGGCGGGAAGGATGTTTTTCCTCTCTATCATTCCATTGATACTGCCCATCCAAACATTCTGCCAGGATTGCTCGATCGGCTCGGCAGAACCTATGGACACAACGTTACGCCGGAGGATTTTATCGCCTATCTGTATGGCGTAGCGGCCCAACCGGCCTTCACGGCCCGTTTCACCGTCGAACTAGAGACACGCGAGTTGCGAATACCCGTCACAAAGGATGCTGGATTATTCGAACAGGCTCGAAGCACGGGCGCCCGGTTACTATGGCTTCACACCTATGGCGAGCGGTTTGCAACAGGCGATGCGGCGTATAAGCATACCCCGTACGGTGTGGCCAAATGCATCAAGGCTGTCCCAGGCAACGCCGACGGGTATCCCGAAACGTTCTCGTACGACGAAACGGCCCAAACGCTGCATGTGGGTGAAGGGACATTTGCGCCGGTGACGCCGGAGGTATACGAGTTCGAGGTATCTGGCCTACAAGTCGTGAGGTCATGGCTCAAGTACCGCATGAAAAAGGGGGCAGGAAAAAAGTCGTCGCCGCTGGACGACATTCGTCCCGAATTCTGGACCAGCCAGTTCACTACCGAACTCCTCGAACTGCTCTGGGTACTGGAGGAAACGGTCAATGGTTACCCGGCGCAGGAAGCGTTGCTCAACGCGATCATCGAGAGCGATTGTTTCAAAGCGAATGAACTTCCCATGCCCCCGGAAAGGATGCGCAATATGAAAGGGGCGGGAACGCACGGCAGTTTGCTTTGA